One region of Phragmites australis chromosome 18, lpPhrAust1.1, whole genome shotgun sequence genomic DNA includes:
- the LOC133898469 gene encoding transmembrane ascorbate ferrireductase 2 encodes MAAAPAVRFPVYGIVRLLGVAAAASILFWAIHFRGGMALSTEEESKLPIFNVHPVLMLIGLVALNGEALLAYKTVPGTKKLKKLVHLALQFLAMFFSLIGLWAVWKFHSERKIDHLYTLHSWLGLSCIIFFSLQWATGFWTFWYPGGSRSGRASLLPWHVFFGAFIYVLAIATSVTGLLEKSIFMQSAKMIGRFSTEALFMNSLGLLLVLLGALVTLAIVSPGVGKIDTYRSSSE; translated from the exons atggcggcggcgccaGCGGTGAGGTTCCCAGTGTATGGGATCGTGCGGCTGCTGGGCGTGGCTGCGGCGGCGTCCATCCTCTTCTGGGCCATCCACTTCCGCGGCGGCATGGCGCTCTCCACCGAGGAGGAGAGCAAACTCCCCATCTTCAAC GTTCACCCTGTGCTGATGCTGATTGGTTTGGTAGCCTTGAATGGTGAAG CTCTTTTGGCCTATAAAACAGTGCCAGGAACCAAGAAACTGAAAAAGCTAGTGCACCTTGCGTTGCAGTTCCTTGCCATGTTTTTTAGTCTAATTGGCCTCTGGGCTGTCTGGAAATTCCACAGTGAAAGAAAAATTGACCACCTATATACACTTCACTCATGGTTGGGCCTTTCTTGCATCATCTTCTTCAGCTTGCAG TGGGCTACTGGATTTTGGACCTTTTGGTACCCTGGTGGATCAAGAAGCGGCAGAGCATCTCTGCTTCCCTGGCATGTCTTCTTTGGTGCGTTCATCTATGTTCTTGCAATCGCCACAAGTGTGACTGGACTTCTGGAGAAATCAATCTTCATGCAAAGTGCCAAAATGATCGGGCGCTTCTCCACGGAAGCACTATTTATGAACTCGTTAGGACTGCTGCTAGTACTGTTGGGTGCTCTTGTTACTCTTGCAATTGTTAGTCCTGGAGTTGGTAAGATTGATACATACCGAAGTTCTTCTGAGTGA
- the LOC133898468 gene encoding double-stranded RNA-binding protein 4-like isoform X1, producing MVIGTWISFTHITACMCDFVSSSLFNDEYMHKNRLQAFAQRTRKKLPIYNVEVEGEYHQPKFRCTVDVGGELFSSTGNFNRRKKAEQDAARVAYEILVTSRKGDVKEVFALIDQDVVFCKSILHEFAVKTKSTWPSYSVVRLERPMTLFVASVVFDGNTYTGEAAATKKDAKQKAARAVIKSILATDNACMMDIIRSKKKLITAITSSGNNIDTGAVNQETHSTPTKTPTTFAPIKFTGPVEYTTYGGPDHVAPESQDKSSSLIAVQGYNIVPAVEPSANPSAKAVTSSNKRKGRVEEGPKVDEARVAQER from the exons ATGGTTATTGGCACCTGGATTTCCTTCACTCATATCACAGCCTGCATGTGTGATTTTGTCTCATCGTCATTGTTCAACG ATGAATATATGCATAAAAACCGCTTGCAAGCGTTTGCTCAACGGACGCGTAAGAAGTTGCCGATCTACAATGTTGAGGTTGAAGGCGAGTATCATCAACCTAAGTTCAGATGCACAGTGGATGTGGGCGGTGAGCTGTTTTCATCAACTGGTAATTTTAATCGCCGCAAGAAAGCAGAGCAGGATGCTGCCAGAGTGGCTTATGAGATATTGGTAACAAGCAGAAAGGGTGATGTTAAAGAGGTGTTTGCGCTTATTGATCAG GATGTGGTGTTCTGCAAATCAATCCTTCATGAATTTGCTGTAAAGACAAAATCCACTTGGCCATCTTACTCTGTAGTTAGACTAGAAAGGCCCATGACCCTGTTTGTTGCATCCGTGGTGTTTGATGGGAATACATATACTGGTGAAGCTGCAGCCACCAAGAAGGATGCAAAGCAGAAAGCAGCTCGTGCTGTGATCAAGTCAATTTTAG CTACAGATAATGCTTGTATGATGGATATTATTAGATCGAAGAAAAAGCTTATCACTGCCATCACATCTTCTGGAAATAACATAGATACAGGAGCTGTAAACCAGGAAACCCACAGTACTCCAACAAAAACCCCAACTACTTTTGCTCCTATAAAGTTTACGGGCCCTGTTGAATACACAACATATG GGGGACCAGATCATGTAGCACCTGAGTCACAAGATAAATCTTCCTCGTTAATAGCTGTTCAAGGATACAACATTGTACCAGCAGTTGAGCCATCTGCCAACCCATCTGCAAAAGCTGTAACTAGCTCAAATAAGCGCAAGGGCAGAGTTGAAGAAGGACCAAAGGTCGATGAAGCAAGAGTTGCCCAGGAGCGTTAA
- the LOC133898468 gene encoding double-stranded RNA-binding protein 4-like isoform X2 gives MAATVTVKTPAAADTATPTPPPAIPDEYMHKNRLQAFAQRTRKKLPIYNVEVEGEYHQPKFRCTVDVGGELFSSTGNFNRRKKAEQDAARVAYEILVTSRKGDVKEVFALIDQDVVFCKSILHEFAVKTKSTWPSYSVVRLERPMTLFVASVVFDGNTYTGEAAATKKDAKQKAARAVIKSILATDNACMMDIIRSKKKLITAITSSGNNIDTGAVNQETHSTPTKTPTTFAPIKFTGPVEYTTYGGPDHVAPESQDKSSSLIAVQGYNIVPAVEPSANPSAKAVTSSNKRKGRVEEGPKVDEARVAQER, from the exons ATGGCGGCCACCGTCACCGTCAAgactcccgccgccgccgacacgGCCACGCCCACCCCGCCTCCAGCCATTCCCG ATGAATATATGCATAAAAACCGCTTGCAAGCGTTTGCTCAACGGACGCGTAAGAAGTTGCCGATCTACAATGTTGAGGTTGAAGGCGAGTATCATCAACCTAAGTTCAGATGCACAGTGGATGTGGGCGGTGAGCTGTTTTCATCAACTGGTAATTTTAATCGCCGCAAGAAAGCAGAGCAGGATGCTGCCAGAGTGGCTTATGAGATATTGGTAACAAGCAGAAAGGGTGATGTTAAAGAGGTGTTTGCGCTTATTGATCAG GATGTGGTGTTCTGCAAATCAATCCTTCATGAATTTGCTGTAAAGACAAAATCCACTTGGCCATCTTACTCTGTAGTTAGACTAGAAAGGCCCATGACCCTGTTTGTTGCATCCGTGGTGTTTGATGGGAATACATATACTGGTGAAGCTGCAGCCACCAAGAAGGATGCAAAGCAGAAAGCAGCTCGTGCTGTGATCAAGTCAATTTTAG CTACAGATAATGCTTGTATGATGGATATTATTAGATCGAAGAAAAAGCTTATCACTGCCATCACATCTTCTGGAAATAACATAGATACAGGAGCTGTAAACCAGGAAACCCACAGTACTCCAACAAAAACCCCAACTACTTTTGCTCCTATAAAGTTTACGGGCCCTGTTGAATACACAACATATG GGGGACCAGATCATGTAGCACCTGAGTCACAAGATAAATCTTCCTCGTTAATAGCTGTTCAAGGATACAACATTGTACCAGCAGTTGAGCCATCTGCCAACCCATCTGCAAAAGCTGTAACTAGCTCAAATAAGCGCAAGGGCAGAGTTGAAGAAGGACCAAAGGTCGATGAAGCAAGAGTTGCCCAGGAGCGTTAA